The following coding sequences lie in one Bacteroidota bacterium genomic window:
- a CDS encoding S46 family peptidase codes for MKRFISFFLLALGLMAMQAKADEGMWIPKLIEKLNMAEMQRLGLKLSAEQIYSETLPSLKDAIVIFGRGCTGEVISDKGLILTNHHCGYGAIQSVSTVENDYLRNGFWANSFEDEIPINGLTVTFVIRMEDVTDKVLQGISSSTPAGERAELVRKNSTAIEKAATEGTHYTASVSEFFEGNAYYLLVYEVFRDVRLVGTPPESIGKFGADTDNWMWPRHTGDFAIFRVYAGADNKPAAYSKDNKPYKPRHFLPIAVDGVKKDDFAMIMGNPGSTDRYLTSWGVRMAIEETNPTRVKIRAEKLRIMDEGMEASPKVRLQYASKYAGVSNYWKYFIGQTRGLKRLNVIDKKLAIEADFKARMASNPEWQAQFGQALPMIEQAYGQMANYNLARWYMVEAIMSGSEILNIANRFGRLQELLGAKTPDNDAIAREIQRLRQGLEAAYKNYDLQVEKNMLARMLEMYYQDVPAEFHPALLTSLASRHKQNFHALAEAVFARSAFATAEKAEALLSKPSAKAIANDPAFALAKAFNEVNQNLQKAMAEPNNALRTGNRLFVAGLMAMYPERTFYPNANRTMRLTYGTVQDYFPADAVHYNYVTTTKGILEKEDPSTWEFEVPEKLKTMILNGDYGMYGNPDGSMTVNFLTNHDITGGNSGSPVLDAQGRLIGLAFDGNWEAMSGDIAYEAELQRTISVDIRYVLLIVDKFAGARHIMNELLIVKDGLEINP; via the coding sequence ATGAAACGTTTTATCTCCTTCTTTTTGCTGGCCCTGGGTCTTATGGCCATGCAGGCAAAGGCCGACGAGGGCATGTGGATTCCCAAACTGATCGAAAAGCTCAACATGGCCGAGATGCAAAGGCTTGGCCTGAAACTGTCGGCCGAACAGATCTACAGCGAAACCCTGCCCAGCCTCAAGGATGCCATCGTCATCTTTGGCCGCGGTTGCACCGGTGAGGTCATCTCCGACAAAGGCCTCATCCTCACCAACCACCATTGTGGCTATGGCGCCATTCAAAGCGTGAGCACTGTGGAAAACGACTACCTCCGCAATGGTTTCTGGGCAAACTCATTCGAAGATGAGATCCCCATCAACGGACTGACCGTAACTTTCGTAATCCGCATGGAGGATGTGACAGATAAGGTGCTCCAGGGCATCTCCTCTTCCACACCTGCCGGAGAAAGGGCCGAGCTGGTGCGCAAAAACAGCACTGCCATCGAAAAGGCTGCCACCGAAGGCACACACTACACAGCTTCTGTCAGCGAATTTTTCGAAGGCAATGCATACTATCTGCTTGTTTATGAGGTGTTTCGCGACGTACGCCTGGTAGGCACCCCTCCTGAATCGATTGGCAAGTTCGGTGCCGACACCGACAACTGGATGTGGCCCCGCCATACGGGCGACTTTGCCATTTTCAGGGTGTACGCAGGTGCCGACAACAAGCCTGCCGCTTACAGCAAAGACAACAAGCCTTACAAACCCAGACATTTCCTGCCGATCGCGGTCGACGGGGTGAAAAAAGACGACTTCGCCATGATCATGGGCAACCCTGGCAGCACCGACCGCTACCTCACATCGTGGGGTGTGCGCATGGCCATCGAAGAAACCAACCCTACCCGCGTGAAAATCAGGGCCGAAAAGCTGCGCATCATGGACGAAGGCATGGAGGCCTCGCCTAAAGTTAGGCTGCAGTATGCCAGCAAATATGCCGGTGTTTCGAACTATTGGAAGTACTTCATCGGCCAGACCCGCGGCCTGAAGCGCCTCAATGTGATTGACAAAAAGCTGGCCATTGAAGCCGATTTCAAAGCCAGGATGGCTTCCAACCCGGAATGGCAGGCACAGTTCGGACAAGCCCTGCCCATGATCGAACAGGCCTACGGACAAATGGCCAATTACAACCTTGCACGCTGGTACATGGTCGAAGCCATCATGTCGGGTTCAGAAATCCTGAACATCGCCAACCGCTTCGGCCGCCTGCAGGAACTGCTGGGTGCAAAAACTCCCGACAACGATGCAATTGCCAGAGAGATCCAGCGCCTGCGGCAAGGCCTGGAGGCTGCATACAAAAACTATGACCTGCAAGTGGAGAAAAACATGCTGGCCCGCATGCTCGAGATGTATTACCAGGACGTGCCGGCCGAATTTCATCCGGCTTTGCTGACCAGCCTGGCCAGCCGCCACAAGCAAAACTTCCACGCCCTGGCCGAAGCGGTGTTTGCCCGTTCGGCTTTTGCTACCGCCGAAAAAGCGGAGGCTCTGCTGTCCAAACCCTCGGCCAAAGCCATCGCCAACGACCCCGCCTTTGCCCTGGCCAAAGCATTCAACGAGGTGAACCAAAACCTGCAAAAAGCCATGGCCGAACCAAACAATGCCCTCCGGACCGGCAACCGCCTGTTTGTGGCCGGCCTGATGGCCATGTACCCCGAGCGTACATTTTACCCCAATGCCAACCGCACCATGCGCCTCACCTACGGCACCGTACAGGATTACTTTCCGGCCGATGCTGTGCACTATAACTATGTGACCACCACCAAAGGCATACTCGAAAAAGAAGACCCCAGCACATGGGAATTCGAGGTGCCCGAAAAGCTTAAAACCATGATCCTCAATGGCGATTATGGCATGTATGGCAATCCCGATGGCAGCATGACCGTCAACTTCCTGACCAACCACGACATCACCGGTGGCAACTCCGGAAGCCCCGTGCTCGATGCCCAGGGAAGGCTGATTGGTCTGGCCTTCGATGGCAACTGGGAAGCCATGAGCGGCGATATTGCCTACGAAGCCGAACTGCAACGCACCATCAGTGTGGATATCCGCTATGTGCTGCTGATTGTGGACAAATTTGCCGGCGCCCGCCACATCATGAACGAACTCCTGATCGTAAAAGATGGCCTCGAAATAAATCCCTAG
- a CDS encoding nitroreductase family protein, whose product MDFVSFVASRYSVRSYDPARPVDEPTLQRILEAGRMAPSAANRQPWKMVVVCSKALLTQLHRAYKAPWFAQAPVVLVVKGSRHEAWVRQYDGWNSLETDLAILMDHLVLAAQAEGLATCWISAFDPAVLSGVLRIQQGEEVFAITPLGYPVAGEIATRPKQRKPLEEVVEWL is encoded by the coding sequence ATGGATTTTGTTTCGTTTGTTGCATCGCGCTACAGCGTACGCAGTTACGACCCTGCCCGTCCGGTTGACGAACCCACATTGCAGCGTATTCTGGAGGCCGGTCGCATGGCGCCTTCGGCAGCCAACCGACAGCCATGGAAGATGGTGGTGGTGTGCAGCAAAGCATTGCTGACGCAGCTGCACCGTGCTTACAAGGCGCCCTGGTTTGCACAGGCTCCTGTGGTGCTTGTGGTCAAAGGATCAAGGCACGAGGCCTGGGTGAGGCAATACGACGGCTGGAACAGCCTCGAAACCGACCTTGCCATACTGATGGATCATCTGGTGCTTGCAGCCCAGGCCGAAGGACTGGCCACCTGCTGGATATCGGCTTTCGATCCCGCTGTGCTTTCCGGGGTCCTAAGGATTCAGCAAGGCGAGGAGGTGTTTGCCATCACACCTCTGGGCTATCCTGTGGCCGGTGAGATAGCCACCCGACCCAAGCAACGCAAGCCCCTGGAGGAAGTAGTAGAATGGCTATGA
- a CDS encoding DUF3267 domain-containing protein, producing MKGKKPVLPEDLPGLGYRLADELRHDNLTPFLLQYVRQRGLFIKIWIAATVINVLLLAALATMLMLEAKADFDLIARAVLPALLVLLLLIPVHEWLHALAYKYAGAPRVSYIINWKKFYVAALADRFVISRQPFYIVALTPFVVISVMLVIGVFLIANPLWQLALAFALLLHTLSCLGDFAMINYTQLRKEKDVVTYDDNQKGMSYFWVRD from the coding sequence ATGAAAGGCAAAAAACCGGTCTTGCCCGAAGACCTGCCCGGATTGGGCTACCGTCTGGCCGACGAGCTAAGGCACGACAACCTGACGCCATTTCTGCTGCAGTACGTCAGGCAACGCGGTTTGTTCATTAAAATCTGGATAGCTGCCACTGTCATCAATGTTTTGCTGCTGGCTGCGCTTGCCACCATGCTTATGCTGGAGGCTAAGGCCGACTTCGACCTGATTGCCAGGGCTGTGCTGCCGGCCTTACTTGTTTTGCTGCTGCTCATTCCGGTGCACGAATGGCTGCATGCGCTGGCTTACAAATATGCCGGTGCGCCCAGGGTGAGTTATATCATCAACTGGAAGAAATTCTATGTGGCTGCACTGGCCGATAGGTTTGTGATTAGCCGGCAACCATTTTATATTGTGGCACTTACGCCCTTTGTTGTTATTTCGGTAATGCTGGTAATCGGGGTGTTTTTAATCGCAAATCCCTTGTGGCAGCTGGCACTGGCCTTTGCCCTGCTGCTCCACACCTTATCGTGTCTGGGCGACTTTGCCATGATCAACTACACCCAGCTCAGGAAGGAGAAAGATGTGGTTACCTACGATGACAACCAAAAAGGCATGTCGTATTTCTGGGTCAGAGACTAA
- a CDS encoding M3 family metallopeptidase, translated as MKRNLLIIMLLCIMLPTIGHAQKKSKKAVPASPEAQANPLLRAFDTPFGVPPFDKIDNEHYLPAFEVAIRQHKSEIEAIVSNPAKPDFNNTILAFDRAGRQLGQVNAIFGGLRGAHTNARLQEIARSVTPMLTAHYNDIRFNQQLFERIKAVYENRANLGLDLEQMRLVEKIYDDFARNGAALPEDQREVLKKLNQQMSMLSLRLGENLLAENNAFKLVIEDEADLAGLPEDVRSAAAAEAKQQGMEGKWVFTLAKPSWIPFLQFSEKRDLREKIYMAYVNRGDNNNEHDNKAPFIELMQLRKQMARMLGYDNYAEYFISDQMAQTPGNVYEFLYKIWEPSLERAKAERDEMQEIIRREGGDFTLASWDWWYYAEKVRKEKYDLNEDELRPYFPIEKVKQGNFLLAEKLFGLKFVKRTDLPVYHPEVEAYEVLNRDGSHQGVLYIDPHPRPSKRSGAWCGTYRNASWDEQGNRISPVVTIVMNFTRPVGDQPALLSFEEVRTYFHEFGHALHNLFAEGKYNRTSRSVPRDFVELPSQILENWAANPEFIKMYAFHYQTGEPMPDYLIDKLINASAFNQGFANTEYVAAAILDMDWHTMDVDENTDVNAFEKASMDRIGLIEQIYPRYRTTNFGHIHSTGYAAGYYVYRWAGVLDADAFMAFKESGDLFNKDLAERFRKYILAENGKWEGMDAYVRFRGQEPSIEHFLKLSGLK; from the coding sequence ATGAAAAGAAACCTTCTCATTATCATGCTTTTGTGCATTATGCTTCCAACCATCGGACACGCTCAGAAAAAAAGTAAAAAAGCCGTTCCGGCGAGTCCGGAAGCTCAGGCCAACCCGCTGCTGAGGGCATTCGACACCCCATTTGGTGTTCCTCCCTTCGACAAAATTGATAACGAACACTACCTTCCGGCCTTCGAAGTGGCCATCAGGCAGCACAAATCGGAGATCGAAGCCATAGTTTCGAACCCGGCCAAGCCCGATTTTAACAATACCATACTGGCCTTCGACCGGGCTGGCAGACAACTCGGACAGGTCAATGCTATTTTTGGGGGCTTGCGCGGGGCACATACCAACGCCCGCCTGCAGGAAATTGCCCGTAGTGTAACACCCATGCTTACAGCACACTACAACGATATCCGTTTTAATCAGCAGCTGTTCGAACGTATCAAAGCAGTGTACGAAAACCGGGCAAATCTGGGTCTCGATCTGGAGCAGATGAGGCTTGTGGAAAAGATTTACGACGATTTTGCCCGCAATGGCGCTGCCCTGCCCGAAGACCAGCGCGAAGTGCTCAAAAAGCTCAACCAGCAGATGTCGATGCTCTCGCTCAGGCTTGGCGAAAACCTGCTGGCCGAGAACAACGCCTTTAAACTGGTGATTGAAGACGAAGCCGATCTTGCCGGACTGCCTGAAGATGTGCGTTCCGCTGCTGCTGCCGAAGCCAAGCAGCAGGGAATGGAAGGCAAATGGGTGTTCACCCTGGCCAAACCATCCTGGATACCTTTCCTGCAATTCTCGGAAAAGCGCGACCTGCGCGAGAAAATCTATATGGCCTATGTGAACCGCGGCGACAACAACAACGAACACGACAACAAGGCCCCTTTCATCGAGCTGATGCAACTCAGAAAACAAATGGCCAGGATGCTGGGTTATGACAACTATGCCGAATATTTTATCTCGGACCAGATGGCGCAAACACCCGGCAACGTGTACGAATTCCTTTATAAAATCTGGGAACCTTCGCTTGAAAGGGCCAAAGCCGAGCGCGACGAAATGCAGGAAATCATTCGTCGCGAAGGCGGCGATTTCACCCTGGCATCCTGGGACTGGTGGTATTATGCCGAAAAAGTGAGAAAAGAAAAATACGACCTCAACGAAGATGAGCTGCGTCCGTACTTCCCCATCGAAAAGGTAAAACAGGGTAATTTCCTGCTGGCCGAAAAACTCTTTGGCCTCAAATTTGTCAAAAGGACAGACCTGCCGGTGTATCATCCCGAAGTGGAAGCCTACGAAGTGCTCAACCGCGATGGCAGCCACCAGGGTGTACTCTACATCGACCCCCATCCGCGTCCGTCGAAGCGCAGTGGCGCCTGGTGCGGCACCTACCGCAATGCTTCATGGGACGAACAAGGCAACAGAATCAGCCCGGTGGTTACCATCGTCATGAACTTTACCCGCCCGGTTGGCGACCAGCCTGCCCTGCTCAGCTTCGAAGAAGTGCGCACCTATTTCCATGAGTTTGGCCATGCCCTGCACAACCTCTTTGCCGAAGGCAAATACAACCGTACCAGCCGCTCGGTACCACGCGACTTTGTGGAACTGCCCTCACAAATCCTCGAAAACTGGGCCGCCAATCCGGAATTCATCAAAATGTACGCCTTTCACTACCAAACCGGCGAACCCATGCCTGATTATCTGATTGATAAGCTTATCAACGCCTCCGCCTTTAACCAGGGCTTTGCAAACACGGAATATGTGGCTGCCGCCATCCTCGACATGGACTGGCACACCATGGATGTGGACGAAAATACCGACGTGAATGCCTTCGAAAAAGCCAGCATGGACCGCATCGGACTCATTGAACAGATTTATCCCCGCTACCGGACCACCAATTTCGGCCACATCCACAGCACAGGTTATGCCGCCGGTTACTATGTGTACCGCTGGGCTGGCGTGCTCGATGCCGATGCCTTCATGGCTTTCAAAGAATCGGGCGACCTTTTCAACAAAGACCTGGCTGAGCGCTTCCGCAAATACATCCTGGCCGAAAACGGCAAGTGGGAAGGCATGGATGCCTATGTGCGCTTCCGCGGACAGGAACCCTCCATCGAACACTTCCTCAAACTGAGCGGCCTGAAATAA
- a CDS encoding IS66 family transposase: MVSEYDALVVELKLLKHELAQLKRMLFGAKSERFVAANPNQLTLFELPEPQKPEPQTQQINYTRTKAGQKDKQQPLRLELPAHLPRKQQVIEPQNLPEGARFIGNAITEVLEYEPGSIYVRQIVRPKYVLGQNQEQTQIAIAELPSLPIEKGNAGASMLAHLIVSKYADHLPFYRQVQMFKRQKLQLSESTINGWFSASCQLLEPLYHSLVAKVQSSGYLQADETPIAVLTKDKPGSTHKGYLWVYHDPMERLVVFDYQAGRGREGPEKFLKDFSGVLQTDGYAAYNGLRLKGHILQLACMAHARRNFEKALDNDSQRAETALLLIGKLYQIERMAKENHLNHDEIKILRQQQAQPVLEQLHRWLSEQHACVLPKSAIGQAITYMLTLWPRLIRYLDDGRYQMDNNLIENTIRPVALGRKNYLFAGSHEGAKRAAMIYSLLATCKLNEVEPFGWLSHTLEVLPDHPANQLYKLLPIKNPK, from the coding sequence ATGGTATCGGAATATGATGCGCTGGTGGTCGAGCTCAAGCTGCTCAAGCATGAACTTGCCCAGCTCAAGCGTATGCTATTTGGTGCAAAGAGCGAACGGTTTGTGGCTGCCAATCCCAATCAACTAACCCTTTTCGAGCTGCCGGAACCTCAGAAACCGGAGCCCCAGACCCAGCAAATAAACTACACCCGTACAAAAGCCGGGCAAAAAGACAAGCAACAACCGCTTCGTCTTGAACTTCCGGCCCATTTGCCACGCAAACAGCAGGTCATCGAACCACAGAACCTTCCTGAGGGCGCCCGCTTCATTGGTAATGCCATCACGGAGGTACTTGAATACGAGCCTGGCAGCATCTATGTCAGGCAGATTGTGCGCCCCAAGTATGTGCTTGGTCAGAACCAGGAACAAACACAGATAGCCATAGCCGAGCTTCCGAGCCTGCCTATCGAGAAAGGTAATGCCGGCGCAAGCATGTTGGCTCACCTGATAGTGAGTAAATACGCAGATCACCTGCCATTTTACCGTCAGGTACAAATGTTCAAACGTCAGAAGCTTCAGTTGTCAGAGTCAACCATCAACGGATGGTTCAGCGCCAGCTGTCAGTTGCTTGAACCGCTATACCATAGCCTTGTGGCAAAAGTTCAATCCTCGGGCTACCTTCAGGCCGATGAAACGCCCATTGCAGTATTGACAAAAGACAAGCCGGGCTCAACACACAAAGGTTACCTCTGGGTGTACCACGATCCGATGGAGCGCCTTGTGGTATTCGACTACCAAGCAGGGCGCGGACGCGAAGGCCCGGAGAAGTTTTTGAAAGACTTTAGCGGAGTGCTTCAAACCGATGGTTATGCAGCATACAACGGATTAAGACTCAAAGGCCATATCTTGCAACTTGCCTGCATGGCACATGCCAGACGCAATTTTGAAAAGGCATTGGATAACGACAGCCAACGGGCTGAAACTGCCCTGTTGCTTATAGGCAAGCTATACCAGATTGAGCGCATGGCAAAAGAGAATCACCTGAACCATGATGAGATAAAAATCCTCAGACAGCAACAGGCCCAACCTGTGCTTGAGCAGTTGCATCGGTGGCTCAGTGAGCAACATGCCTGTGTCTTGCCCAAAAGCGCCATTGGCCAGGCCATCACTTACATGTTGACCCTTTGGCCAAGACTGATAAGATACCTCGATGACGGACGATATCAAATGGACAACAACCTGATTGAAAACACCATACGTCCTGTAGCCCTTGGCCGAAAAAACTATCTGTTTGCAGGCTCGCATGAGGGAGCAAAGCGCGCAGCCATGATTTATTCCTTGTTAGCCACTTGCAAACTCAATGAAGTAGAACCTTTTGGCTGGCTCAGCCATACCCTCGAGGTACTTCCAGACCACCCGGCCAACCAACTGTACAAACTACTCCCAATAAAAAATCCAAAATAA